A window of Corallococcus macrosporus DSM 14697 contains these coding sequences:
- the hpt gene encoding hypoxanthine phosphoribosyltransferase: MAFYEQEVGVLIPEDKLQARVRELAAEITRDYAGKDLTLICVLKGSAFFAIDLAKYIDLPVKLEFLGVSSYQGGTESTGEVRITTDVSKPMAGKHLLVIEDIIDTGLTMQFLLENLRARHPASLKVCSLLEKPARARTKVDIDYKGFVIEDLFVVGYGLDYGEVYRNIPFIGVMKNK, translated from the coding sequence TTGGCGTTCTACGAGCAGGAAGTCGGAGTCCTGATTCCCGAGGACAAGTTGCAGGCGCGCGTGCGCGAGCTCGCCGCGGAGATTACCCGTGACTACGCGGGCAAGGACCTGACGCTCATCTGCGTGCTGAAGGGCTCCGCGTTCTTCGCCATCGACCTGGCGAAGTACATCGACCTGCCGGTGAAGCTGGAGTTCCTGGGCGTGTCCAGCTACCAGGGCGGCACCGAGTCCACGGGCGAGGTGCGCATCACCACGGATGTCAGCAAGCCCATGGCCGGCAAGCACCTGCTCGTCATCGAGGACATCATCGACACCGGGCTCACCATGCAGTTCCTGCTGGAGAACCTGCGCGCCCGGCACCCCGCGTCCCTGAAGGTGTGCTCGCTGCTGGAGAAGCCCGCGCGCGCCCGGACAAAGGTGGACATCGACTACAAGGGCTTCGTCATCGAGGACCTCTTCGTCGTCGGCTACGGGCTCGACTACGGCGAGGTGTACCGGAACATCCCCTTCATCGGGGTGATGAAGAACAAGTAG
- a CDS encoding uracil phosphoribosyltransferase, which produces MRDTLYSNVPFRLNEMTHHYGPQVHLVGNPFLLTQLATLCSKGVIQPQINRLVETLYVDLVKTVLNAEFPRKNVSLPTRMIDSTPQGLYQGEVIDPQVRVVTVNIARAGTLPSQVTYDLMNATLDPTVVRQDHIIMSRMIDAAEAVVGSEIGGAKIGGDVDDAFVLFPDPMGATGGSLSTAISLYKNKVPGKPRRIITLNLIVTPEYLRKMTTDHPDVIIYALRLDRGLSPPEVFGTEPGALWEKERGLDDRQYIVPGGGGFGEIMNNAYV; this is translated from the coding sequence ATGCGCGACACCCTGTACTCCAACGTTCCCTTCAGGCTGAACGAGATGACCCACCACTATGGGCCTCAGGTCCACCTGGTGGGAAATCCCTTTCTCCTGACCCAGTTGGCCACGCTGTGTTCGAAGGGCGTCATCCAGCCGCAGATCAACCGCCTGGTGGAGACGCTGTACGTGGACCTGGTGAAGACGGTGCTCAACGCGGAGTTCCCGCGGAAGAACGTCAGCCTGCCCACGCGGATGATCGACTCCACGCCGCAGGGCCTCTACCAGGGCGAGGTCATCGACCCGCAGGTGCGCGTGGTGACGGTGAACATCGCCCGGGCGGGCACGCTGCCGTCGCAGGTGACGTACGACCTGATGAACGCCACGTTGGACCCGACGGTGGTGCGCCAGGACCACATCATCATGAGCCGCATGATTGACGCCGCGGAGGCGGTGGTGGGCTCGGAGATTGGCGGCGCGAAGATTGGCGGCGACGTGGACGACGCCTTCGTCCTCTTCCCGGACCCCATGGGGGCCACGGGGGGCAGCCTGTCCACGGCGATTTCGCTCTACAAGAACAAGGTGCCGGGCAAGCCCCGGCGCATCATCACCCTGAACCTCATCGTCACGCCGGAGTACCTGCGGAAGATGACCACGGACCATCCGGACGTCATCATCTACGCGCTCCGGCTGGACCGGGGCCTGTCCCCGCCGGAGGTGTTCGGCACCGAGCCGGGCGCGCTCTGGGAGAAGGAGCGGGGCCTGGATGACCGGCAGTACATCGTCCCCGGAGGCGGCGGCTTCGGGGAGATCATGAACAACGCGTACGTGTAG
- a CDS encoding thymidine kinase: protein MHQFPKDIGWIEVICGSMFSGKTEELIRRVQRAVYGKQKVQVFKPRLDNRYDESAVVSHSQLKVMSTAIERAEEIFYRLAPDTQVVGIDEVQFFGSEVVAVVEALANKGLRVICAGLDQDYQGRPFEPMPQLMAVSEYVTKELAICVVCGNPANRSQRIVSSGERVVVGAAGAYEPRCRKCHVAEPAEGTPPQTLELFD from the coding sequence TTGCATCAATTCCCCAAAGATATCGGGTGGATAGAGGTCATCTGCGGTTCGATGTTCTCCGGCAAGACGGAGGAGCTGATCCGCCGCGTCCAGCGCGCCGTCTACGGCAAGCAGAAGGTGCAGGTCTTCAAGCCGCGGCTCGACAACCGCTACGACGAATCCGCGGTGGTGAGCCACTCCCAGCTCAAGGTGATGTCCACCGCCATCGAGCGGGCTGAAGAGATTTTTTACAGGCTCGCCCCGGACACGCAGGTGGTGGGCATCGACGAGGTGCAGTTCTTCGGTTCAGAAGTCGTCGCCGTGGTGGAGGCGCTGGCCAACAAGGGCCTGCGCGTCATCTGCGCGGGGCTGGACCAGGACTACCAGGGGCGCCCCTTCGAACCCATGCCGCAGCTCATGGCGGTGTCGGAGTACGTGACGAAGGAGCTGGCCATCTGCGTGGTGTGTGGGAATCCGGCCAACCGCTCCCAGCGCATCGTGTCCAGTGGTGAGCGGGTGGTGGTGGGCGCGGCGGGCGCGTACGAGCCGCGCTGCCGCAAGTGTCACGTGGCGGAGCCGGCGGAGGGCACGCCGCCCCAGACGCTGGAGCTGTTCGACTGA
- a CDS encoding DUF5658 family protein, producing MGVAATIEPMQGGAWGNRASFYLSPASVALLTLNLLDGLFTLFFLQLGVAEELNPIMRVAYEQSPLFFMFAKLVIVNAGLWLLCIHRHLNASRIAIRLGAAVYAVIVVYHLAFLTHLVMHWPQMLP from the coding sequence ATGGGCGTGGCGGCGACGATTGAACCGATGCAGGGCGGGGCGTGGGGCAACAGGGCTTCCTTCTATCTGTCACCGGCGTCCGTGGCGCTGCTGACGCTGAACCTGCTGGACGGGCTCTTCACCCTCTTCTTCCTGCAGTTGGGTGTGGCCGAGGAGCTCAACCCCATCATGCGGGTGGCCTACGAGCAGTCCCCGCTCTTCTTCATGTTCGCCAAGCTGGTCATCGTGAACGCGGGCCTGTGGCTCCTGTGCATCCACCGGCACCTCAACGCCAGCCGCATCGCCATCCGGTTGGGCGCGGCGGTGTATGCCGTCATCGTGGTCTACCACCTCGCGTTCCTGACCCACCTGGTCATGCACTGGCCGCAAATGCTGCCCTAG
- the spoVG gene encoding septation regulator SpoVG: MNITDVRVFPVEEDKLKAYVTITLDHCFVIRDLKVIHGSTGLFIAMPAKKRKDGTYKDIAHPLNADTRSQMERVILMEYERHLHQAQAGMLVAAPADLD, encoded by the coding sequence ATGAACATCACCGACGTCCGGGTGTTTCCGGTCGAAGAGGACAAGCTCAAGGCGTACGTCACCATCACCTTGGACCACTGCTTCGTCATTCGCGATTTGAAGGTCATTCACGGCTCGACCGGGCTCTTCATCGCGATGCCAGCCAAGAAGCGGAAGGATGGGACGTACAAGGACATTGCCCACCCGCTCAACGCGGATACGCGGAGTCAAATGGAACGCGTCATCCTGATGGAGTACGAGCGACACCTTCATCAGGCGCAAGCCGGGATGCTCGTCGCGGCACCAGCGGACCTGGACTAA
- a CDS encoding ribose-phosphate pyrophosphokinase, giving the protein MQPRDFKVFAGNSNPGLAHRICEYLKRPLGKAEVGRFSDGEIHVEIGENVRGHDVFVLQSTCPPANDHLMELLIMCDALKRASAGSITAVIPYYGYARQDRKVAPRTPITAKLIADLLESAGAQRVVSMDMHAGQIQGFFNIPSDHLYGSPVFLEDLRKRFPESQELVIVSPDAGGVERARAYSKRLNTGLAIIDKRRPRPNASEVMNLIGDVSGKDAVLVDDMVDTAGTLAQAAAALKAKGARRVVAYAVHPILSGPAIQRIQDSVLEEVVFTDTVPLSPAAQACTKIRTLTTERLFGEAIARIHRADSLSTLFV; this is encoded by the coding sequence ATGCAGCCGCGTGACTTCAAGGTGTTCGCCGGGAACTCGAATCCCGGCCTGGCGCATCGCATCTGCGAGTACCTCAAGCGCCCTCTGGGCAAGGCGGAGGTCGGCCGGTTCTCTGACGGGGAGATACACGTCGAGATCGGCGAGAACGTCCGCGGCCACGACGTCTTCGTCCTCCAGTCGACCTGCCCGCCGGCGAACGACCACCTGATGGAGCTGCTCATCATGTGTGACGCGCTCAAGCGGGCGAGCGCCGGCTCCATCACCGCCGTCATCCCGTACTACGGGTATGCCCGTCAGGACCGGAAGGTGGCCCCGCGCACGCCGATCACGGCGAAGCTCATCGCGGACCTGCTGGAGTCCGCGGGCGCCCAGCGCGTGGTGTCCATGGACATGCACGCGGGGCAGATCCAGGGCTTCTTCAACATCCCGTCCGACCACCTCTACGGCTCGCCGGTGTTCCTGGAGGACCTGCGCAAGCGCTTCCCGGAGTCGCAGGAGCTGGTCATCGTGTCGCCGGACGCCGGCGGCGTGGAGCGCGCCCGCGCGTACTCCAAGCGGCTGAACACGGGCCTGGCCATCATCGACAAGCGCCGCCCCCGCCCCAACGCGTCCGAGGTGATGAACCTCATCGGTGACGTGAGCGGCAAGGACGCGGTGCTGGTGGACGACATGGTGGACACGGCCGGCACGCTCGCCCAGGCCGCCGCGGCGCTGAAGGCCAAGGGCGCCCGCCGGGTGGTGGCCTACGCCGTCCACCCCATCCTGTCCGGCCCGGCCATCCAGCGCATCCAGGACTCGGTGCTGGAGGAGGTCGTCTTCACGGACACCGTGCCGCTGTCCCCCGCGGCGCAGGCCTGCACGAAGATCCGCACGCTCACCACCGAGCGCCTCTTCGGCGAGGCCATCGCCCGCATCCACCGCGCCGACTCGCTCAGCACGCTGTTCGTCTGA
- a CDS encoding 50S ribosomal protein L25/general stress protein Ctc — protein sequence MSVDTRTLEAKPREGSGKGVARRLRAQGLIPAVVYGKHLEKPVHLSVDPKAVRQAINTPHKFNTLINIKVEGGDRQVLLKDYQMEPVTRAILHADFLDVRPNEQVKVNVPLVLTGRAQGVADGGLLTQARREIEVWSLPASIPERIEVDVTPMKITEVLHINDVKLPEGVSVKTNVNYTLAVISAPEAAEAGPAAAAAAAAPAKDAKAAAAPAKAAAKK from the coding sequence ATGTCCGTCGATACCCGCACCCTCGAGGCGAAGCCGCGTGAAGGTTCTGGCAAGGGCGTTGCCCGCCGCCTGCGCGCGCAGGGCCTGATCCCCGCCGTGGTCTACGGCAAGCACCTGGAGAAGCCGGTGCACCTGTCCGTGGACCCCAAGGCGGTCCGCCAGGCCATCAACACCCCGCACAAGTTCAACACCCTCATCAACATCAAGGTGGAGGGCGGTGACCGCCAGGTGCTCCTGAAGGACTACCAGATGGAGCCCGTCACCCGCGCCATCCTGCACGCGGACTTCCTGGACGTGCGCCCCAACGAGCAGGTCAAGGTCAACGTGCCGCTGGTGCTCACCGGCCGCGCGCAGGGCGTGGCGGACGGCGGTCTGCTCACCCAGGCCCGCCGTGAGATCGAGGTCTGGTCGCTGCCCGCCTCCATCCCCGAGCGCATCGAGGTGGACGTGACGCCGATGAAGATCACCGAGGTGCTCCACATCAACGATGTGAAGCTGCCCGAGGGCGTGTCGGTGAAGACGAACGTCAACTACACCCTGGCCGTCATCAGCGCGCCCGAGGCCGCGGAGGCGGGTCCGGCGGCGGCGGCCGCGGCGGCGGCTCCGGCCAAGGACGCGAAGGCGGCCGCGGCCCCCGCGAAGGCGGCGGCGAAGAAGTAG
- the pth gene encoding aminoacyl-tRNA hydrolase, producing the protein MKLIVGLGNPGREYERHRHNIGFMVVEALLSRARAALNQEKFAAKVGQGTLGGERVLFLEPQTFMNLSGRSVGEAARFYKVPVADVLVIHDELDLPLGRLQLKAGGGSGGHNGLKSIVSSLGDEGFIRLRFGIGKPEGPNARERVSGYVLSNFDDGERRELDALIDRAMDMTELWLREGLSVAMNRFNRKA; encoded by the coding sequence ATGAAGCTCATCGTCGGGCTGGGCAATCCGGGGCGCGAGTACGAGCGGCACCGGCACAACATCGGGTTCATGGTGGTGGAGGCGCTGCTGTCGCGCGCGCGCGCGGCGCTGAACCAGGAGAAGTTCGCCGCCAAGGTCGGCCAGGGCACCCTGGGGGGCGAGCGCGTCCTCTTCCTGGAGCCCCAGACGTTCATGAACCTGTCGGGCCGCTCCGTCGGCGAGGCGGCGCGCTTCTACAAGGTGCCGGTGGCGGACGTGCTCGTCATCCACGACGAGCTGGACCTGCCCCTGGGTCGGCTGCAGCTCAAGGCCGGCGGCGGCAGCGGCGGCCACAACGGCCTCAAGAGCATCGTCTCCAGCCTGGGCGACGAGGGCTTCATCCGCCTGCGCTTCGGCATTGGCAAGCCGGAGGGCCCCAACGCCCGCGAGCGCGTGTCCGGCTACGTCCTGTCCAACTTCGACGACGGCGAGCGCCGGGAGCTGGACGCGCTCATCGACCGGGCCATGGACATGACGGAGCTGTGGCTTCGCGAGGGGCTGTCGGTGGCCATGAACCGGTTCAACCGGAAGGCCTGA
- the rpsF gene encoding 30S ribosomal protein S6, protein MAETQAATRLREYETIFLVKPDLTDDNVDKLKERVRGIVSREGGKVIRFTVWGKKKTLFPVEKQPRAIYVHTHFLGGAKLVAEIERNLRNLDEVTRYISVKLADEVDPETRPVLEDVKLAGDVEEARPGAPAEREGGFRAEGAEEQSGGDSEEESTEEA, encoded by the coding sequence ATGGCTGAGACGCAGGCCGCGACGCGGCTTCGTGAGTACGAGACCATCTTCCTGGTCAAGCCGGACCTGACGGACGACAACGTGGACAAGCTCAAGGAGCGCGTCCGCGGCATCGTTTCCCGTGAGGGTGGCAAGGTCATCCGCTTCACGGTGTGGGGCAAGAAGAAGACCCTGTTCCCCGTGGAGAAGCAGCCCCGCGCCATCTACGTGCACACCCACTTCCTGGGCGGCGCGAAGCTGGTGGCGGAAATCGAGCGCAACCTGCGCAACCTGGACGAGGTCACCCGGTACATCTCCGTGAAGCTCGCGGACGAGGTGGACCCCGAGACGCGTCCGGTGCTCGAGGACGTGAAGCTGGCCGGCGACGTGGAGGAGGCCCGTCCGGGTGCTCCCGCGGAGCGCGAGGGTGGCTTCCGCGCCGAGGGCGCCGAGGAGCAGAGCGGCGGCGACTCCGAGGAGGAGTCGACCGAGGAGGCCTGA
- the rpsR gene encoding 30S ribosomal protein S18, with protein MSNGTDSKTASAPPARSGGGFGGGGARGGGDRGDRGGDRGDRGGGLGGDDDKRGGGRGFGRKKVCRFCAEKNASVDFKDQATLKYFVTERGKIIPRRISGNCAKHQREVAVAIKRARGIALLPYNAVVG; from the coding sequence ATGAGCAACGGAACGGATAGCAAGACGGCCTCTGCCCCCCCCGCCCGCAGCGGTGGTGGCTTCGGCGGTGGTGGTGCGCGCGGTGGTGGTGACCGGGGTGACCGCGGGGGTGATCGCGGCGACCGCGGCGGCGGGCTGGGCGGTGACGACGACAAGCGCGGTGGTGGCCGCGGCTTTGGCCGCAAGAAGGTCTGCCGCTTCTGCGCGGAGAAGAACGCGTCGGTGGACTTCAAGGACCAGGCGACGCTGAAGTACTTCGTGACCGAGCGCGGCAAGATCATCCCCCGCCGCATCTCCGGCAACTGCGCCAAGCACCAGCGCGAGGTGGCGGTGGCCATCAAGCGCGCCCGTGGCATCGCGCTCCTCCCCTACAACGCGGTGGTCGGCTAG
- the rplI gene encoding 50S ribosomal protein L9 encodes MKVILREDIENLGKSGELVTVKDGYGRNFLLPRKKAVLASEQNLRQLEHEKAVIAARNAKLKGAAEEQAKKIGAIKVSIKRRVGEQDKLFGSVTALDIAEAVAAEGQSIDRRHIHLPEPIKALGNYEVELRLHREVVAKIKLEVLPE; translated from the coding sequence ATGAAGGTCATTCTGCGTGAGGACATCGAGAACCTGGGCAAGTCCGGGGAGCTCGTCACCGTGAAGGACGGCTACGGCCGCAACTTCCTCCTGCCCCGCAAGAAGGCGGTGCTGGCCAGCGAGCAGAACCTGCGCCAGCTTGAGCATGAGAAGGCGGTCATCGCCGCTCGGAACGCCAAGCTGAAGGGCGCGGCCGAGGAGCAGGCGAAGAAGATTGGCGCCATCAAGGTCAGCATCAAGCGCCGCGTGGGCGAGCAGGACAAGCTGTTCGGCTCCGTCACGGCGCTGGACATCGCGGAGGCGGTCGCCGCCGAGGGTCAGAGCATCGACCGCCGCCACATCCACCTGCCCGAGCCCATCAAGGCCCTGGGCAACTACGAGGTGGAGCTGCGCCTGCACCGCGAAGTCGTCGCGAAGATCAAGCTCGAGGTCCTGCCGGAGTAA